Proteins found in one Pyrus communis chromosome 15, drPyrComm1.1, whole genome shotgun sequence genomic segment:
- the LOC137718246 gene encoding uncharacterized protein isoform X2, with protein sequence MDDSGNPQDVIVPPVEGVAGGGTAYGWTEGGLQGASPLKGSIDPTEVPTADLVHVWCMPSTANVGPQETPRNLESVNLLAGRNERESIQIALRPKVSWGNPGNAGVVQVQCSDLCSTSGDRLVVGQSVNMRRVVPILGVPDALAPLDLPISQINLLPGETTAVWISIDVPSVQPPGQYEGEIIITATKADAEAPAHCLGKAEKHKLYRDLESCLEMVEPIDGKPVDEVVERVKSATTSLRRVLLSPLFSEFCTLNGPVDMMEEDAVSSLSARVKINMTVWDFILPATPSLPAVFGISDTVIEDRFGVEHGTDEWYEALDQHFKWLLQYKISPYFCRWGDSMRVLTYTCPWPADHPKSDEYFSDPRLAAYALPYSRSVSGGDAAKDYMQKQIDILRTKSHWKKAYFYLWDEPLNLEQYESLRSLASEIHAYAPDARVLTTYYCGPSNAPTAFEGFVKVPKFLRPHTQIYCTSEWVLGNREDLVKDIVSEIQTENGEEWWTYVCLGPSDPHPNWHLGMRGTQHRAVMWRVWKEGGTGFLYWGANCYEKANVPSAEIRFRRGLPPGDGVLFYPGQVFSSSSQPVASVRLERILSGLQDIEYLRLYSSRYGRDEGLALLEKTGLYLGPERYTHDHTPIDAMRGEIYNACRS encoded by the exons ATGGATGATTCAG GGAATCCTCAGGACGTCATTGTGCCACCAGTTGAAGGTGTTGCTGGAGGAGGGACGGCATATGGATGGACTGAGGGTGGCTTACAAGGTGCAAGTCCACTCAAGGGATCTATCGACCCTACAGAGGTTCCGACTGCTGATTTAGTGCATGTGTGGTGCATGCCAAGCACAGCAAATGTTGGACCACAAGAAACACCAAGGAATTTGGAGTCG GTTAATCTTCTGGCTGGTAGAAATGAAAGGGAGAGTATTCAAATTGCACTGCGTCCAAAAGTTTCTTGGGGTAATCCTGGAAATGCAGGGGTTGTGCAGGTCCAGTGTAGTGACTTGTGCTCCACATCTGGTGATCG GTTGGTTGTTGGACAATCAGTTAACATGCGGCGTGTGGTTCCCATATTGGGTGTCCCAGATGCTCTTGCACCTCTTGATCTTCCAATTAGTCAAATAAACTTATTACCAGG AGAGACAACTGCAGTTTGGATTTCCATTGATGTTCCTAGTGTGCAACCCCCAGGACAGTATGAGGGAGAGATCATCATTACTGCTACAAAGGCAGATGCAGA GGCTCCAGCGCATTGCTTGGGCAAAGCCGAGAAGCATAAACTTTATAGGGATCTTGAAAGTTGTCTTGAAATGGTTGAGCCCATTGATGGGAAACCGGTGGATGAAGTG GTAGAAAGGGTGAAATCTGCTACGACATCTTTGAGAAGAGTTCTTCTGTCGCCATTATTTTCTGAATTCTGTACATTAAATGGGCCAGTTGATATGATGGAGGAAGATGCTGTTTCGAGCCTTTCAGCACGTGTGAAGATTAATATGACAGTTTGGGACTTCATTCTTCCTGCAACCCCATCACTTCCTGCTGTTTTTGGC ATATCTGATACTGTAATTGAAGATCGTTTTGGTGTTGAACATGGGACTGATGAGTGGTATGAGGCACTGGATCAGCATTTTAAGTGGCTTCTTCAATACAAAATCAGTCCATACTTTTGCAGATGGGGTGATAGTATGCGTGTCTTGACGTATACCTGCCCTTGGCCAG CTGATCATCCAAAATCAGATGAATACTTTTCGGATCCACGGTTGGCAGCCTATGCTTTGCCATATAGTCGATCTGTCTCTGG TGGTGATGCAGCGAAGGATTACATGCAGAAACAAATTGATATATTGAGGACAAAGTCTCACTGGAAGAAAGCATACTTTTACTTGTGGGATGAG CCACTGAATCTGGAGCAATATGAGTCCCTCCGCAGCTTAGCCAGCGAGATCCATGCGTATGCGCCTGATGCTCGTGTTTTAACTACTTACTACTGTG GGCCTAGCAATGCACCTACTGCGTTTGAGGGTTTTGTGAAAGTTCCAAAATTCCTGCGCCCACATACTCAAATTTATTGTACAAG TGAATGGGTGCTTGGGAATCGAGAGGATTTGGTCAAAGATATTGTTTCCGAAATACAAACAGAAAATGGCGAG GAATGGTGGACTTACGTGTGCTTGGGACCGTCTGACCCCCATCCCAATTGGCACCTTGGGATGCGAGGTACGCAACACCGTGCTGTAATGTGGCGTGTATGGAAAGAAGGTGGAACAGGTTTCTTATATTGGGGTGCCAATTGCTATGAGAAAGCAAATGTTCCAAGCGCAGAG ATAAGATTCAGGCGTGGCCTTCCCCCCGGAGATGGAGTTTTGTTCTACCCTGGCCAGGTGTTCTCATCATCAAGTCAACCAGTTGCTTCGGTCAGACTCGAGCGCATTCTCAGTGGCTTGCAG GACATTGAGTACCTCAGACTCTACTCTTCAAGATACGGTCGAGATGAAGGACTGGCTCTCCTTGAAAAGACGGGTTTGTACCTCGGTCCTGAGCGTTACACGCACGATCACACGCCCATTGATGCAATGCGGGGTGAGATCTACAATGCATGTCGCTCGTGA
- the LOC137718246 gene encoding uncharacterized protein isoform X1, with the protein MDDSGNPQDVIVPPVEGVAGGGTAYGWTEGGLQGASPLKGSIDPTEVPTADLVHVWCMPSTANVGPQETPRNLESVNLLAGRNERESIQIALRPKVSWGNPGNAGVVQVQCSDLCSTSGDRLVVGQSVNMRRVVPILGVPDALAPLDLPISQINLLPGETTAVWISIDVPSVQPPGQYEGEIIITATKADAEAPAHCLGKAEKHKLYRDLESCLEMVEPIDGKPVDEVVERVKSATTSLRRVLLSPLFSEFCTLNGPVDMMEEDAVSSLSARVKINMTVWDFILPATPSLPAVFGISDTVIEDRFGVEHGTDEWYEALDQHFKWLLQYKISPYFCRWGDSMRVLTYTCPWPADHPKSDEYFSDPRLAAYALPYSRSVSGYTASHPSSLLSAKDYMQKQIDILRTKSHWKKAYFYLWDEPLNLEQYESLRSLASEIHAYAPDARVLTTYYCGPSNAPTAFEGFVKVPKFLRPHTQIYCTSEWVLGNREDLVKDIVSEIQTENGEEWWTYVCLGPSDPHPNWHLGMRGTQHRAVMWRVWKEGGTGFLYWGANCYEKANVPSAEIRFRRGLPPGDGVLFYPGQVFSSSSQPVASVRLERILSGLQDIEYLRLYSSRYGRDEGLALLEKTGLYLGPERYTHDHTPIDAMRGEIYNACRS; encoded by the exons ATGGATGATTCAG GGAATCCTCAGGACGTCATTGTGCCACCAGTTGAAGGTGTTGCTGGAGGAGGGACGGCATATGGATGGACTGAGGGTGGCTTACAAGGTGCAAGTCCACTCAAGGGATCTATCGACCCTACAGAGGTTCCGACTGCTGATTTAGTGCATGTGTGGTGCATGCCAAGCACAGCAAATGTTGGACCACAAGAAACACCAAGGAATTTGGAGTCG GTTAATCTTCTGGCTGGTAGAAATGAAAGGGAGAGTATTCAAATTGCACTGCGTCCAAAAGTTTCTTGGGGTAATCCTGGAAATGCAGGGGTTGTGCAGGTCCAGTGTAGTGACTTGTGCTCCACATCTGGTGATCG GTTGGTTGTTGGACAATCAGTTAACATGCGGCGTGTGGTTCCCATATTGGGTGTCCCAGATGCTCTTGCACCTCTTGATCTTCCAATTAGTCAAATAAACTTATTACCAGG AGAGACAACTGCAGTTTGGATTTCCATTGATGTTCCTAGTGTGCAACCCCCAGGACAGTATGAGGGAGAGATCATCATTACTGCTACAAAGGCAGATGCAGA GGCTCCAGCGCATTGCTTGGGCAAAGCCGAGAAGCATAAACTTTATAGGGATCTTGAAAGTTGTCTTGAAATGGTTGAGCCCATTGATGGGAAACCGGTGGATGAAGTG GTAGAAAGGGTGAAATCTGCTACGACATCTTTGAGAAGAGTTCTTCTGTCGCCATTATTTTCTGAATTCTGTACATTAAATGGGCCAGTTGATATGATGGAGGAAGATGCTGTTTCGAGCCTTTCAGCACGTGTGAAGATTAATATGACAGTTTGGGACTTCATTCTTCCTGCAACCCCATCACTTCCTGCTGTTTTTGGC ATATCTGATACTGTAATTGAAGATCGTTTTGGTGTTGAACATGGGACTGATGAGTGGTATGAGGCACTGGATCAGCATTTTAAGTGGCTTCTTCAATACAAAATCAGTCCATACTTTTGCAGATGGGGTGATAGTATGCGTGTCTTGACGTATACCTGCCCTTGGCCAG CTGATCATCCAAAATCAGATGAATACTTTTCGGATCCACGGTTGGCAGCCTATGCTTTGCCATATAGTCGATCTGTCTCTGGGTATACAGCTAGTCATCCAAGTTCACTTCTATCAG CGAAGGATTACATGCAGAAACAAATTGATATATTGAGGACAAAGTCTCACTGGAAGAAAGCATACTTTTACTTGTGGGATGAG CCACTGAATCTGGAGCAATATGAGTCCCTCCGCAGCTTAGCCAGCGAGATCCATGCGTATGCGCCTGATGCTCGTGTTTTAACTACTTACTACTGTG GGCCTAGCAATGCACCTACTGCGTTTGAGGGTTTTGTGAAAGTTCCAAAATTCCTGCGCCCACATACTCAAATTTATTGTACAAG TGAATGGGTGCTTGGGAATCGAGAGGATTTGGTCAAAGATATTGTTTCCGAAATACAAACAGAAAATGGCGAG GAATGGTGGACTTACGTGTGCTTGGGACCGTCTGACCCCCATCCCAATTGGCACCTTGGGATGCGAGGTACGCAACACCGTGCTGTAATGTGGCGTGTATGGAAAGAAGGTGGAACAGGTTTCTTATATTGGGGTGCCAATTGCTATGAGAAAGCAAATGTTCCAAGCGCAGAG ATAAGATTCAGGCGTGGCCTTCCCCCCGGAGATGGAGTTTTGTTCTACCCTGGCCAGGTGTTCTCATCATCAAGTCAACCAGTTGCTTCGGTCAGACTCGAGCGCATTCTCAGTGGCTTGCAG GACATTGAGTACCTCAGACTCTACTCTTCAAGATACGGTCGAGATGAAGGACTGGCTCTCCTTGAAAAGACGGGTTTGTACCTCGGTCCTGAGCGTTACACGCACGATCACACGCCCATTGATGCAATGCGGGGTGAGATCTACAATGCATGTCGCTCGTGA
- the LOC137717872 gene encoding COP9 signalosome complex subunit 4: MESAFASASAISDQRQKIEQYKHILSTVISSSDVVQAKKFIDHLLSDDVPLVVSRQLLHTFAQELGRWEPETQKDIAHYALSQIRVVSFEEQVTIIREKLAELYESEQQWSKAAQMLSGINLDSGTRAVDDTFKLSKCVQIARLYLEDDDAVNAEAFIHKASFLITTIQHEVLTLEYKICYARILDLKRRFLEAALRYYDFSQIEKRQIGDQEIDEEALEQALSAAVTCTILAAAGPQRSRVLATLYKDERCSKLKIYPILQKVYLERILRKPEIEAFAEELKPHQKALLPDNFTVLDRAMIEHNLLSASKLYTNISFEELGTLLGIEPHKAEKIASKMIYEDRMRGSIDQVEAVIHFEDDSEELQQWDQQIVGLCQALNDVLDSMAKKGMSIPV; encoded by the exons ATGGAGAGTGCCTTCGCGAGCGCCTCTGCGATCTCCGACCAGCGGCAGAAGATTGAGCAGTACAAGCACATTCTCTCCACCGTGATTTCCTCAAGCGACGTTGTTCAGGCCAAGAAGTTCATCGATCACT TGTTGTCGGATGATGTTCCGTTGGTGGTTTCCCGGCAGCTTTTGCACACTTTTGCCCAGGAGTTGGGGCGGTGGGAGCCGGAGACCCAGAAGGATATTGCCCATTATGCCCTTTCTCAGATTCGTGTCGTTTCATTTGAAGAACAG GTGACAATAATAAGAGAGAAACTCGCGGAATTGTATGAATCTGAGCAACAATGGTCAAAAGCAGCTCAGATGCTCAGTGGAATTAACCTCGACTCAGGAACGAG AGCCGTTGATGACACATTCAAGTTATCAAAATGTGTCCAAATTGCTCGCCTATATCTCGAG GATGATGATGCTGTCAATGCAGAAGCTTTTATTCATAAAGCTTCATTCTTGATTACAACTATTCAGCATGAAGTATTGACTTTAGAGTATAAG ATTTGTTATGCTAGGATTTTAGATTTAAAAAGAAGGTTCTTGGAAGCAGCACTACGTTATTATGATTTTTCTCAGATTGAAAAGAGGCAAATAGGAGATCA AGAGATAGATGAGGAAGCATTGGAGCAAGCTCTATCTGCTGCAGTTACATGTACAATATTAGCCGCAGCAGGACCCCAACGTTCTCGTGTTCTTGCCACTTTGTACAAG GATGAACGATGCTCAAAGTTAAAAATATATCCAATACTACAAAAG GTGTATTTGGAGAGAATTTTGAGGAAACCAGAAATTGAAGCATTTGCTGAAGAGTTAAAGCCACATCAG AAAGCACTGCTTCCAGACAATTTTACAGTGTTAGATCGTGCAATGATTGAACATAATCTTCTGAGTGCCAGCAAACTTTACACCAATATAAG TTTTGAAGAATTGGGCACTTTGCTGGGAATTGAGCCTCATAAG GCTGAGAAGATTGCATCAAAAATGATATATGAGGACAGAATGAGGGGATCTATTGATCAG GTGGAGGCTGTCATACATTTTGAGGATGACTCTGAAGAGCTGCAGCAATGGGATCAGCAG ATTGTTGGCCTATGTCAGGCGCTCAATGACGTCTTGGATAGCATGGCAAAGAAGGGCATGTCAATTCCCGTCTGA
- the LOC137717686 gene encoding uncharacterized membrane protein At1g75140-like, translating into MNSLKGKLLLLCFLFILSSPFSVPKLFVQSNETETESEIELNAQQQVLQRLEEVVKNLTEIVATLELKLQSDPPKKPAPIDEGLTAVEERESQKPIKQVEEEAGSGSDRKIGERVRSVSVTKYSPFWSDRFQFVSAVKLDSQATCIHVLPFRDFEGVTKYVAVGDERGRVYVFLRNGDVLVEFDTLLGSPIMAMASFMSVYKNESFVVTGHQNGVILMHRVWEGASGEEWSSLLMETVTKFDTGGEGLPVKILEVHHVGRLSYVLASDASGKISVYRENGSVHGSTMPSSRPLAFLKQRLLFLTETGAGSLDLRTMKVRESECEGLNRSHSRNYVFDPTERSKAYGLTSEGDLIQVLLLGDIKNFKCRVRSKRKFEIDEPLAFQAIKGCLLIVSREKVFVYNVSTQHYVRVGAPRIIFSAGLDEIRSSFLNYQTVNAEKRNVIPLIASDRERLVVLGLGGGYVGMYRSNLPEFKGEFNTMLWTSPVFFFVLFLFGAWQFFAKKREALTSWGADDPFSSTSGTTGAPLGGSSAGDRKFVDSSSRNPDMMELRGGDLRGPPRRFPSPPPRYTGGATSSFRPGTTDHNARPLSVDPNFRTTSELKFRGSGLESSGFPNRRESLFVNNQVMDDSS; encoded by the coding sequence ATGAACTCCCTCAAAGGCAAGCTCCTTCTGCTCTGCTTTCTCTTCATTTTGTCATCTCCTTTCTCCGTTCCTAAGCTTTTCGTCCAATCTAACGAAACCGAAACCGAATCCGAAATCGAGCTCAATGCGCAACAGCAGGTATTGCAGAGGCTCGAGGAAGTAGTGAAGAACCTAACCGAAATAGTTGCGACATTAGAATTGAAATTACAATCGGATCCTCCGAAAAAACCGGCTCCGATCGACGAGGGTTTGACGGCGGTTGAAGAAAGGGAAAGCCAGAAGCCGATCAAGCAGGTTGAAGAAGAAGCTGGGTCTGGTTCCGATCGTAAAATTGGAGAAAGGGTGAGGTCAGTTTCGGTAACGAAATACAGCCCGTTCTGGTCCGACCGGTTTCAGTTCGTTTCCGCCGTGAAATTGGATTCCCAGGCCACGTGCATTCACGTCCTGCCGTTTCGGGATTTCGAGGGGGTTACGAAGTATGTTGCCGTCGGAGACGAGAGAGGGCGGGTTTATGTGTTTCTCAGAAACGGCGACGTTTTGGTGGAGTTTGATACGTTGCTGGGGTCTCCGATCATGGCCATGGCTTCCTTCATGTCGGTTTACAAGAACGAGAGTTTCGTGGTCACCGGGCATCAAAACGGTGTCATTTTGATGCATAGGGTTTGGGAGGGAGCGAGTGGGGAAGAATGGAGCTCGCTTTTGATGGAAACCGTGACGAAATTCGACACGGGCGGAGAAGGATTGCCCGTTAAGATTTTGGAGGTGCACCATGTTGGGAGGTTGAGTTATGTGTTGGCTAGTGATGCGAGTGGGAAGATTTCGGTTTACCGAGAGAATGGTTCAGTTCACGGCTCCACAATGCCGTCGAGCAGGCCGCTTGCTTTCTTGAAGCAGCGGCTTTTGTTCTTGACGGAGACAGGTGCAGGGTCTTTGGACCTGAGGACCATGAAAGTTAGGGAGAGTGAGTGTGAAGGGCTGAACCGTTCGCATTCGCGTAACTATGTTTTTGATCCCACGGAGCGCTCTAAGGCGTACGGGCTTACATCCGAAGGCGATCTGATTCAGGTTTTGTTGTTGGGGGATATAAAGAACTTCAAATGCAGGGTTAGGTCCAAGAGAAAGTTTGAGATTGATGAGCCTTTAGCTTTTCAGGCTATAAAGGGGTGTTTGCTTATTGTTAGCAGGGAGAAGGTGTTTGTATATAATGTTTCAACTCAGCATTATGTTAGGGTTGGCGCCCCTCGGATTATTTTCTCCGCTGGTCTCGATGAGATTAGATCATCGTTTCTCAATTATCAGACGGTGAATGCAGAGAAGAGGAATGTGATACCTTTAATCGCAAGTGACCGGGAAAGGCTTGTTGTTCTTGGCCTTGGCGGAGGGTATGTGGGAATGTATCGCTCTAACCTTCCGGAATTTAAAGGCGAATTTAACACAATGCTATGGACCAGCCCTGTATTTTTCTTTGTACTTTTCCTGTTTGGAGCGTGGCAATTTTTTGCGAAGAAAAGGGAAGCGCTCACTTCATGGGGAGCGGATGATCCTTTCAGTTCAACATCCGGTACAACGGGAGCTCCACTGGGGGGAAGCAGCGCCGGAGACAGGAAGTTTGTGGACTCTTCTTCGAGAAATCCTGATATGATGGAGCTTAGAGGTGGTGACCTCAGAGGACCGCCGAGGAGGTTTCCCTCTCCTCCGCCCAGGTATACAGGCGGAGCAACCAGTTCGTTTAGGCCAGGCACGACGGATCATAACGCTAGACCGTTATCTGTCGATCCTAATTTTAGAACAACTTCAGAGCTAAAATTTAGAGGGTCTGGATTAGAATCTTCGGGTTTTCCGAACCGGAGGGAGAGTTTGTTTGTAAACAACCAAGTAATGGATGATAGCAGCTGA
- the LOC137718065 gene encoding uncharacterized protein, with product MNIDGAWNGDRNVAGFGAIVRDETGNFVSAKCGREEDVFSPLQAEAVALRAGLSRAVHRGFQHISFESDSLQIVETSCEVSPDLSFIGQIVEDIKVLLLSITEGKITHTHRQTNSVAHRLARVGLSVQQDCIWNVTPPSIVSDLLVEDNVLP from the coding sequence ATGAATATAGATGGGGCCTGGAACGGGGACCGCAATGTGGCTGGTTTTGGTGCTATTGTCCGTGATGAAACAGGAAACTTTGTGTCGGCAAAATGTGGCAGGGAGGAGGATGTATTTTCTCCTCTCCAAGCAGAAGCAGTGGCCTTGAGGGCAGGTTTGTCTCGGGCGGTTCACAGGGGTTTTCAACATATTTCTTTCGAAAGCGATTCACTTCAGATTGTGGAGACGTCATGCGAGGTCTCTCCAGATTTGTCATTCATTGGGCAAATTGTAGAAGATATCAAGGTGCTCCTCCTTTCAATCACTGAAGGTAAAATTACCCACACTCATCGCCAAACAAACTCAGTTGCTCATCGCCTTGCACGGGTTGGTCTCTCGGTGCAACAAGATTGTATATGGAATGTTACTCCCCCAAGTATTGTCTCTGACTTACTTGTAGAGGACAATGTACTGCCATAA